The nucleotide sequence GTTTTGGGAATGTCTCGAGCCTCGATGGGAATTTGATGGTATGCTCGGTTTAGATCGATCTTTGAAAATACGTGCTTCCCGAAAAATATGTGAGTGCAGTCTTGAATGTATGGTAAGGGATACCGATCTGGGGTGGTTTGGGCATTGAGAGCTCGGTAATCGCCGCATGGACGCCATTCACCACTAGCCTTACGGACCATGTGTAACGGGGAGGCGTAAGGGCTTTTTGACGCGCGGCAATCGCCGAGGTTGATCAGATACTGGAACTCACTTTTTGCTGCTTGGAATTTTTCTGGGGTAAGTCTTCTGGGCCTAGCGAATGGTGGAGAGCCTTTGGTTTAAATGCAGTGTGTAACGTTGGCGGTTGTTGCTTGAGGAGGAGATGAGTTAAGCTGTGTGATGTACTTAAATTCTTCCAGTAGCTTGGAGAATTCGCAGTGAATGTTGTATGTCCTGATCTCCTCAATTGATTGTTGACTAAATATACCGCAGCATGATAGGCGTGTTTCGACATCAACTAACTATGAGTTTTTAAGATCAACCAGGAGAATAAAGTGCCGCAAGAAGTCTGAGCCAATGATTGGGATTATCGTATCGGCTATGGTAAAAATGCATGTGAAAGGGCGGCGCAAGCCGAGATCCAGCGTAAGGCGGGTGGTACCATAAGTATGGATTGCTGTTCCATTGGCTGCGAATAGTGTATGGTTATCATTAGCTTTGATGTCTCGATTAATTGTTTTTGGTGTTATAACAGATACGTCAGCTCCAGTGTCGATGAGAAAACTTTTACCCGATTTGGAGTCCGGAACGAAGAGACGGTTGGAGGATGAAATTCTGCAGATGTTTACTTTAAGCAATGGGTAGCGTTGTGAGGCATTTGCGTTACGACCGTCGGAGCTGCCCTGTTGATTTCCAACGGTGGAGCTTAGTTTTTTGAACTGTTGTTGGCATGGAAAGAGCACGGTTGGATGCAACGTTGGGCACTGTCTGCGTACTTGTTGTGGTACCAGCAAAATTGAGGGTTAGAATTATCCCTGGATGGTGTGTTACTGCGGAAACTGTTGTTGCTGGGCGATCGATTGTAGCTCCGACCGCGTTGCTGATTGGTGGTGCCAAGGAGCTGACTCAGCTTGTTGTTGATCTGGTGTAGCATCTTGTCATTGTCCTCCTGTGAAGCGTGGTGGGTGTTTTGCTGTGATACTGCACACATGTGATCTGAAGTGTCGTACTTAAGGGAATCCATCACAGCATCGGCAGCAGTTGCAAGCTGGGCGAGGGTGGTGTTGGGAGAGCTTTCGAGCAGACCTACGATTACAGCACGCGCGGGAGGTGGTAAGCGCTTGATCCAGTAGCGACGTACAACCGATTCGTCATTGGTGGCGTTAGTTTGCTGTAGTTGGCTGAGTAGATGACTTGGACGACCGTCACCTAGTTGAATTCCTGTCGCAAGTCTGTCGAGGCGCACCATCTCTGATTCGGAAAATTTTGACAAAATTGCTTGCTTGAGGGTTGAATACGGGTTCGTTTGTGGTGGGTTATTGACAAGATCGTGCACTTGATCCAGGTATTTGGGATCAGCATACGCAATTACTGCTGCGTATTTCTCCTGTTCTTTGCGTGCACCGAGACCTTGCAGCAAAAACCAGCTTTCCAGTTTGGTGAAAAACATTTCGATGTTGGTAATGGAATGTAGTTGAGGGAAGGGCATCTTGGCAAATACCGAGTTCAGTGCTTCCTGCGCGTCGACGAAGTCTTCGTTATCCGGCATTGTTTGAGGTTATGTTGAAGTTCTGAGTAAGTCGAGGTGCGTTCGCTTTGATTGCAGATGTTTGAATCGTCTGGGGTCACCAATTATGGTTTGTCTTCAAACCAAGGTAAGTCCTGCTCTTAAGTAAAACACAGAACTTGGATgctaatatatattttgtacttttatATACTGAGTGATTGTTCAGAATTGAGATCTGTTTTCTTAGTGGGCTTTTTTAGCGTACACTCTTCGAAGAGTGTACCCAGAGAGGTTTTTTGATACCAATCTATTCTGAGGAGTTTTCAGCGATGCCAGATGGCAGAAAACATGATCGCcacaggtttttgcccgtcaatgggacaaatggataaattgttaattattcaacagaataagttagccccgcactttgctctctctgagcgccggcagtgcttttttctttgccgctaagttcggccggcaactatttacatacacacacatacacgcgtaaaaacatttcgcattgtctggctctgacgtcatagctttttttcttgggaggtttgtgggcgtaagagtgggcgtagcaaaatttttttgggtcaatcgataggtattgacaagactaatacatttcagttaaaattttctgtctAGCATAGCGCCaaaggtttgggcggtttgtgggcgttacagtgggcgtggcatgttcgcgtaacaaacttgcgctgcgtaaaaggctacggaatttaaatctgaaatcccaattctctatctttgatagtttccgagatatccacgttcaaatttacgattttttgaagtttgtgggcggcttatgggcgtcagggtgggcgtggcaaactttttttgggtcaatcgataggtattgatgagaacattacatttcagttaaaatttttattctaggcgttagagtgggcgtagcactctactgaaacttgcgctgcgtaagaagctcacgAATCTGCACGCTAGctttcatagtttccgagatctcagcgttcatccggacagacagacagacggacagacggacatggctagatcgactcggctagtgatcctgatcaagaatatatatatactttatggggtcggaaacgcttccttctgcctgttacatactttccgacgaatctagtatacccttttactctacgagtaacgggtataaaaatggacgtcaaaaattacattttctttaaaagGCACAATACGCCAGGAAAAGGATGCAGCAGCCATCTCTTTCGGTTTAAGAACATAATTCGAGGTTGCAGAGCTGCTCGTAAGACTTCACCATGCAAGAAAGCACAGCAGAATTTGTGGTTTCACAGATGTATTTCAAAGAGCAATGGACTTCCGATCCGATCGATTTGGCTGACACCCCCACTTCTGCACATTAAATTTAAGGGTACACCGACCACTACAAAAAAATGATCAAAATACCTTGCATAGTTCAGGAGTTATTATATAATGCCAAAAAACAGGTCAAAGTGCCCATagtgcactgggaaaaagagaaaaataaattcatagCTTTGATTTGCCAACATCCTTTGTAACTCTGTCGGCCGCTAAAACTAGTAGGTCAGAGCTGATAGTCGTGTTCAAGCGCATTATAGATGGGgttgatataaataaagaaGAAACTTTAAACTAACAGGTTAGGGAAAAGATGCACCTGATAAGGACAGACTCACTGACGTGTGCTAGATATTTTGAGTATAGGTATAGAGAAATTCTTAAATTTAGGGAGGAAACTGATCTCTTCGGAATTAATTGGGTTACTACCTATTATCTAAAAACACAAAATTGAATTATGTGAAATTTTCAGAAACCGTTTCTATTTTTCCATGGTAATTGGGCCCTCCTGAGCAAATATCCAATAAAAACACAAGTGCCATAACCTAAAGGTTCCGCGCTATAGCTAAGAATACAAAGACCAATGtttgccaaaaattttaataatgtgGCTTAAATAATTGGAACTGAAACACAATAAGttatattttgtgtttgtCTTCAAATCTTCTGTCTACTACCACTTTTGTTGTTTTCTTATCTACTCTATACGAGTTGTTAAGTGTAAAATAAGTCATGGCGACCTATAGAATTCGAGTAAAGGGATCCACGGACGGTGTCGTTGCGTAGGAAGACGTGAGTTGCCTGTTTCAGCTCTTTAAAAACAAATGGCTTGGAGGAGTCGTGATGTGCCGTCTGGATGGGCCGTATTTCTCGCATGATTTCCTCCAGTTCCTTTGCGAAGTCAGTTTGCGGTTGGATTTTGGACTTTTGATGAATAATTTCTCCAGGAAGGTTGTTCCGTACACAAGTTGTGCTGATGTTGTTTGGATGTCTGGCTTGAATGCTGAACGCAACCCGAGCAGGATCAGTGGAAGTTTTTGTGGCCAATTTCCACGATTTTTGCACATAATGGCTGCTTTAAGTGTTCTGTGCCAGCGTTCGATGATTCCGTTTGCTTGTGGGTGATATGCTGTTGTGCGAAGGTGGTCTATTCCTAGCAGTCGTGACAATTCATGGAACAATTGGGACTCAAACTGTCTGCCCTGATCCGTTGTGATGCGGGCTGGAACTCCAAATCTTGAAATCCACGAGCCGATGAGTGCAGAGGCTACCGTGTTGGCGTGCATATCCTCGATTGCGATGGCTTCTGGCCAACGTGTATAACGATCAATGATTGTTAAACAGTATCTATATTGACCTGATTGTGGTAATGGTCCGATGAGATCTAGATTGATGTGATTGAATCTTTGTGTAGGAAGCGTGAACTGCTGCAGCGGCGAGCGAACGTGTCTGGACATCTTCGATTTTTGGCAAGGTGTACAGTGTTTTACAAATTGAGAAATCTCCTTGTGCATTGAGGGCCATACGAAGCGTTGCTTGATAAGTTTTATAGTTGATCCAACTCCACTGTGAGAAATGTTGTGTAGTTTTCTGATGACGTTCTTCCTTAGAGGCTCTGGAACAAagggtcgcacgctggaagtaGACAAATCGCAAACTATTGAATTGGTAGAGTTGGGAATGCTGATTGACTTCAACTGCAATGCAGTGGTGTTGTCGTTCAGTAGTCGTTTAAGTTCTTTGCAACTTGCTTGTGCGATGCTGAGTTGGTTGTAGTCGATAGTTTCGCGTTCGATGGTTGAGATGCGGGAAAGCGCCTCAGCAGTAGTGTTTTCAATTCCGGCCACATGCACGATAGAGGTAGTGAATTGGCTAATGAAATCCAATTGTCGAAGTTGCCGTGGGGAGGCTTTTTCAGGTTTTTGCGAAAAAGCGTATACAAAAGGTTTATGGTCTGTGCGAATGTCAAACGTTCTTCCTTCTAGCATGTAGCGAAAGTGTCTGATGCTGAGGTATATAGCGAGCAGTTCTCGATCATAT is from Drosophila suzukii chromosome 3, CBGP_Dsuzu_IsoJpt1.0, whole genome shotgun sequence and encodes:
- the LOC139352749 gene encoding uncharacterized protein, translated to MPDNEDFVDAQEALNSVFAKMPFPQLHSITNIEMFFTKLESWFLLQGLGARKEQEKYAAVIAYADPKYLDQVHDLVNNPPQTNPYSTLKQAILSKFSESEMVRLDRLATGIQLGDGRPSHLLSQLQQTNATNDESVVRRYWIKRLPPPARAVIVGLLESSPNTTLAQLATAADAVMDSLKYDTSDHMCAVSQQNTHHASQEDNDKMLHQINNKLSQLLGTTNQQRGRSYNRSPSNNSFRSNTPSRDNSNPQFCWYHNKYADSAQRCIQPCSFHANNSSKN